Proteins encoded by one window of Chondromyces crocatus:
- a CDS encoding serine/threonine-protein kinase yields the protein MDTTADRDRDNVQDPPGPNFAADMVIAERYQLRRRLGGGTAGEVWASLNVFTGREVALKILSTPNEDLVRRLQREARSCGTLHHKNVVELYDLVESERGDMVLVQQLLEGETLADIIRRHGRFAPTLAALVGRDVALALAAVHSMGVVHRNLKPSSIFLHRERDGAAPVVKLLDIGMNTPLDGVPAECVASGKALGVLPYMSPEQICLPADVDSRSDVWSLGILLFEMLTGQHPFQSQKDGGALLMQILQGDIARVSRFVPNTEPGLVDLVAGCLCRDRDHRIGPVDQVAKALQAFVGATDPWDRLTRSTTLTPPATGPALGSPAVDLQGDAQGKETDDDITRPFCASLMARGLAGVKGTGGPASSRGAPPTSARVGAPASVRAPALTPPRPGAPASVRAEAPLSVRGGAPASVRAEAPLSVRGGAPASVRAEAPLSVRTGAPALVQAAGPASTRADGPASVGAAAPESAPVPSTVPRASRSMAPARAEEVDEDDEKTLPFHSSMLDSMTLPSVRVSPLTALLKSSAGGVTAAASATTAGSATTAGSATTAASATTATTAGIPAPSQGTGTPEALASSNSVATATASPLLASPVLDGAAGSSSASSAAPLESAPAVGGPVGGLPPRGGVAPHVTRGPAGPGLQHAVEATSNTGSMTWGTLSRGAPPPQDAPSNDASSSGPPAPRAPIFSTTQVSPVAGVTFPATGAPPLPVSVLSPPAPVTGAETLLAGGIVSATPASPTLSASALSSPSAVRGASSPDLPLPPPAPYMNQGSAPVLPLEAAVAARAMASAGSMLESMQRGVPTTRAASALLQRPVFLAVAGLIVTSLGGAGALSVMLPQPPPALARELPRVELPMPEAVDAPPPVEAQAQEGEGEDELEFVTEPAPGAQEAGNEAVEAAEEGDADAEPAAANRAMGRARAGTRSPASDRGAGPAWCRKPKVIVRGQCVKPTH from the coding sequence ATGGATACCACCGCCGATCGCGATAGAGACAATGTGCAAGACCCGCCCGGGCCGAACTTCGCCGCCGATATGGTGATCGCCGAGCGTTATCAGCTCCGGCGACGCCTCGGAGGTGGCACCGCGGGTGAAGTCTGGGCGAGCCTCAATGTCTTCACCGGCCGCGAGGTGGCCCTCAAGATCCTCTCGACGCCGAACGAGGACCTGGTCCGACGCCTCCAGCGCGAGGCACGATCGTGCGGGACGCTGCACCACAAGAACGTGGTGGAGCTCTATGACCTCGTCGAATCCGAGCGCGGGGACATGGTGCTGGTGCAGCAGCTCCTCGAAGGAGAGACGCTGGCCGACATCATCCGTCGCCATGGTCGCTTCGCACCGACGCTCGCCGCCCTCGTCGGCCGCGACGTCGCCCTCGCGCTCGCCGCGGTGCATTCGATGGGCGTGGTCCACCGGAACCTCAAGCCGTCGAGCATTTTTCTGCACCGGGAGCGCGATGGCGCAGCGCCCGTGGTCAAGCTGCTCGACATCGGGATGAACACCCCCCTGGACGGGGTGCCTGCCGAGTGCGTCGCGTCCGGCAAGGCGCTCGGCGTGCTCCCGTACATGAGCCCGGAGCAGATCTGCCTCCCTGCCGACGTCGACTCGCGCTCGGACGTGTGGTCGCTCGGGATCCTGCTCTTCGAGATGCTGACGGGGCAGCACCCCTTCCAGAGCCAGAAGGACGGGGGCGCGCTGCTGATGCAGATCCTGCAAGGTGACATCGCGCGGGTGTCCCGGTTCGTGCCGAACACGGAGCCCGGGCTGGTCGACCTCGTGGCGGGCTGCTTGTGCCGCGATCGCGACCACCGCATCGGACCTGTGGACCAGGTGGCCAAGGCGCTCCAGGCGTTCGTCGGGGCGACCGATCCCTGGGATCGTCTTACCCGGTCGACGACGCTCACGCCTCCGGCGACAGGACCTGCGCTCGGCTCACCGGCGGTCGACCTGCAAGGAGACGCTCAGGGGAAGGAGACCGACGACGACATCACGAGGCCCTTCTGTGCGTCGCTGATGGCCCGCGGGCTGGCGGGGGTGAAGGGTACCGGAGGGCCCGCGTCGTCGCGGGGAGCCCCTCCCACGTCGGCCCGCGTCGGTGCGCCCGCGTCGGTGCGTGCTCCTGCGCTGACGCCGCCGCGCCCGGGAGCGCCCGCGTCGGTGCGGGCGGAGGCGCCGCTGTCCGTGCGCGGAGGGGCGCCCGCGTCGGTGCGGGCGGAGGCGCCGCTGTCCGTGCGCGGAGGGGCGCCCGCATCGGTGCGGGCGGAGGCGCCCCTGTCGGTGAGGACCGGGGCTCCAGCGCTGGTGCAGGCGGCAGGGCCCGCGTCGACGCGGGCGGATGGCCCCGCCTCGGTGGGGGCAGCCGCGCCAGAGTCCGCGCCCGTGCCCTCGACGGTGCCGAGGGCGTCCCGCTCGATGGCGCCGGCGCGCGCCGAAGAGGTGGACGAGGACGACGAGAAGACGCTGCCGTTCCACTCGTCGATGCTCGACTCGATGACCCTGCCTTCCGTTCGCGTGAGTCCCCTCACGGCGTTGCTGAAGTCGTCCGCAGGTGGCGTGACAGCAGCGGCGAGCGCGACGACCGCAGGGAGCGCGACGACCGCAGGGAGCGCGACGACCGCGGCGAGTGCGACGACTGCGACGACTGCGGGGATCCCTGCGCCCTCGCAGGGGACGGGAACTCCAGAGGCGCTGGCGTCTTCGAACAGCGTGGCGACGGCGACCGCGAGCCCACTGCTCGCGAGCCCAGTGCTCGATGGGGCGGCGGGGTCGTCGAGCGCTTCCAGCGCCGCTCCGTTGGAGAGCGCTCCGGCCGTGGGGGGCCCAGTGGGTGGCCTGCCGCCTCGAGGTGGCGTCGCCCCGCACGTTACGCGGGGCCCAGCCGGCCCAGGGCTGCAGCATGCCGTCGAGGCGACGTCGAACACGGGATCGATGACCTGGGGGACTTTGTCCCGCGGCGCGCCTCCGCCGCAGGACGCGCCTTCGAACGACGCCTCCTCGTCGGGCCCTCCTGCCCCGAGAGCGCCGATCTTTTCCACGACGCAAGTCTCACCCGTCGCCGGCGTGACATTCCCGGCAACCGGAGCTCCGCCGCTGCCGGTGTCCGTGCTGTCCCCTCCGGCGCCCGTGACCGGGGCCGAGACGCTGCTGGCCGGAGGGATCGTCTCCGCGACGCCTGCGTCGCCCACCCTGTCGGCCTCGGCGCTGTCGTCGCCTTCCGCGGTGCGGGGGGCCTCGTCGCCCGACCTGCCGCTGCCCCCTCCGGCGCCGTACATGAACCAGGGATCCGCGCCGGTCCTGCCCCTGGAGGCCGCCGTCGCGGCGCGCGCCATGGCCTCGGCGGGCTCGATGCTCGAGTCGATGCAGCGCGGGGTCCCGACCACGCGGGCCGCGTCTGCGCTGCTCCAGAGGCCCGTCTTCCTCGCGGTCGCCGGGTTGATCGTGACCAGCCTCGGCGGGGCCGGGGCGCTGTCCGTGATGCTCCCGCAGCCACCCCCCGCCCTCGCGCGAGAGCTGCCGCGGGTGGAGCTGCCGATGCCGGAGGCCGTCGACGCGCCCCCGCCCGTGGAGGCGCAGGCGCAAGAGGGCGAAGGCGAGGACGAGCTGGAGTTCGTGACCGAGCCGGCCCCCGGCGCGCAGGAAGCCGGAAACGAGGCGGTAGAGGCAGCGGAGGAGGGCGATGCCGACGCCGAGCCCGCAGCGGCGAACAGAGCGATGGGTCGAGCCCGTGCGGGGACGCGCTCGCCAGCGTCCGACAGGGGCGCGGGGCCGGCATGGTGCAGGAAGCCCAAGGTGATCGTGCGTGGCCAGTGCGTGAAGCCCACGCACTGA
- a CDS encoding acyl-CoA dehydrogenase family protein, whose protein sequence is MDFELSPELRALRQDVRAFVDERIIPDEAALVAEDRQRKSDTLRRLQGEARAAGLWTPHLPPSHGGRGLGIMGMCALFREMGRSPVGARVFHCDAPDQGNMDLLLGSATPAQQERWLKPLCEGEITSAFCMTEPAPGAGADPSNLQTRATRDGNGWVIEGHKWYSTGGGDAAFLIVMARTSDDPRAGATMFLVDRKAEGVEHVRDIPVMAEPLLAHREAELKFHGVRVDDDAVLAGVGEGFRLAQQRLVPARLTHCMRWLGLATRALDLCKQYIATRHSFGQVLARHQMIQKMIADSAAAIHAGNLMTLHCAWMLERGQAKEARPYSSMAKNHVANTLLKVLDDAIQMHGGLGYSDDMPFASWYRHARAARIADGPDEIHTMVVARDFLTRGLDLLV, encoded by the coding sequence ATGGATTTCGAGCTATCTCCCGAGCTCCGCGCGCTACGTCAGGACGTGCGCGCCTTCGTCGACGAGCGGATCATCCCGGACGAAGCGGCCCTCGTGGCCGAGGACAGGCAGCGCAAGAGCGACACGCTGCGGCGGCTCCAGGGCGAGGCACGCGCCGCCGGTCTGTGGACGCCTCACCTGCCGCCCTCGCACGGCGGGCGGGGTCTGGGGATCATGGGCATGTGCGCCCTGTTCCGGGAGATGGGGCGCTCGCCGGTGGGGGCGCGCGTGTTCCACTGTGATGCGCCGGATCAGGGGAACATGGATCTCTTGCTCGGGTCGGCGACGCCCGCGCAGCAGGAGCGCTGGCTGAAGCCGCTCTGCGAGGGAGAGATCACCAGCGCGTTCTGCATGACCGAGCCGGCGCCAGGAGCCGGGGCCGATCCCTCCAACCTGCAGACCCGCGCGACCCGCGACGGGAACGGGTGGGTGATCGAGGGGCACAAGTGGTACTCGACCGGCGGCGGGGACGCGGCGTTCCTGATCGTGATGGCGCGGACGAGCGACGATCCCAGGGCGGGCGCGACGATGTTCCTCGTGGACCGGAAGGCCGAGGGGGTCGAGCACGTGCGCGACATCCCGGTGATGGCGGAGCCGCTGCTCGCGCACCGGGAGGCCGAGCTGAAGTTCCACGGGGTGCGGGTGGACGACGACGCCGTGCTCGCGGGCGTGGGCGAGGGCTTCCGGCTGGCGCAGCAGCGCCTGGTCCCGGCGCGGCTCACGCACTGCATGCGGTGGCTGGGCCTCGCGACGCGCGCGCTGGACCTCTGCAAGCAGTACATCGCCACCCGTCACAGCTTCGGCCAGGTGCTCGCGCGTCACCAGATGATCCAGAAGATGATCGCCGACAGCGCCGCCGCGATCCACGCGGGCAACCTGATGACGCTGCACTGTGCCTGGATGCTGGAGCGCGGGCAGGCGAAGGAGGCGCGGCCCTACTCGTCCATGGCGAAGAACCACGTGGCGAACACGCTGCTGAAGGTGCTCGACGATGCCATCCAGATGCACGGCGGGCTCGGCTACAGCGACGACATGCCCTTCGCCTCGTGGTACCGCCACGCGCGCGCCGCACGCATCGCCGATGGGCCGGACGAGATCCACACCATGGTCGTCGCCCGCGATTTCCTCACGCGAGGACTCGATCTGCTCGTGTGA
- a CDS encoding GTPase domain-containing protein, with translation MSFFSIETSSVVILAIAVIGAVLTLHKVRQRRVHDVHVDEAGKLRAEMSLVRRELQLRNADCDRIARHYARLQVELKEKEECLLNLDSDILWHREQLATRLTRVRRTYRVLTMGVKYTGKTSLTLKWANPLVDLGTLKGTKTDRYERTVSITPSDERLVEHVFEIHDWGGEHIVDAQQEMILEEIHGVLLVVDLTGKDGKAADPIRIQAQLRAFQPEALRFFFGPKMLSTCKTVVLFINKSDVLSGTSAEVEKTAMDHYRPLIEALEHYRPQIDLRVFVGSASYGHSTHHLFAHFVERILPRSGYDPQLLQRMKADPDPPRAGTVRPVGMRLTGPGTHGGYVLQTPPGASTLNGRPRMVVSDA, from the coding sequence ATGTCCTTCTTCAGCATCGAGACGAGCAGCGTGGTGATCTTGGCCATCGCCGTCATCGGCGCCGTCCTCACGCTCCACAAGGTCCGCCAGAGGCGAGTCCATGATGTCCACGTCGACGAGGCCGGCAAGCTCCGCGCCGAGATGAGTCTCGTTCGCCGCGAGTTGCAGCTCCGTAATGCGGATTGCGACCGGATCGCGCGCCACTACGCGAGGCTCCAGGTCGAGCTCAAGGAGAAGGAAGAATGCCTGCTCAACCTCGACAGTGACATCCTCTGGCACAGAGAGCAGCTCGCCACCCGGCTGACGCGCGTGAGGCGGACGTACCGCGTCCTCACGATGGGCGTGAAGTACACAGGCAAGACCTCGCTCACGCTGAAGTGGGCGAACCCGCTCGTCGATTTAGGCACACTGAAGGGCACGAAGACCGACCGCTACGAGCGCACGGTCAGCATCACGCCCTCGGACGAGCGCCTCGTCGAGCACGTCTTCGAGATCCACGACTGGGGCGGTGAGCACATCGTGGACGCCCAGCAGGAGATGATCCTGGAGGAAATCCATGGCGTCTTGCTGGTGGTCGATCTCACCGGCAAGGACGGGAAGGCGGCGGATCCGATCCGTATCCAGGCCCAGCTCCGGGCGTTTCAGCCCGAGGCGCTCCGCTTCTTCTTCGGACCGAAGATGCTCTCCACCTGCAAGACGGTGGTGCTCTTCATCAACAAGTCGGACGTCCTCTCGGGCACGTCGGCCGAGGTGGAGAAGACGGCGATGGATCACTACAGGCCGCTCATCGAGGCGCTGGAGCACTACCGCCCGCAGATCGACCTGCGCGTCTTCGTGGGCTCGGCCAGCTACGGCCACAGCACGCATCACCTCTTCGCTCATTTCGTGGAGCGGATCCTTCCGCGCAGTGGCTATGACCCGCAGCTCCTGCAGCGGATGAAGGCCGATCCCGATCCGCCGCGCGCCGGGACGGTGCGGCCGGTGGGGATGCGGCTCACGGGCCCCGGGACGCATGGCGGCTACGTGCTCCAGACACCGCCCGGAGCCAGCACCCTGAACGGTCGCCCGCGGATGGTGGTGAGCGATGCATAG
- a CDS encoding PepSY-associated TM helix domain-containing protein — translation MKLPFRKALFWVHLVAGVVAGLVVALMSFTGVALAFKPQIMAWGAEQTLVAPPPSAGARRLPLEDVLARVRTAVPALRPTAISVYAQPDTPVLVTADKHTSFHVHAYTGEVLGQIAPGWSGFFQVMEEWHRWLGRTGDQRDAGRAITGVSNAAFLVLAVTGLYLWWPRKWTWRSVRQSVWFQRRLVGKARDWNWHNTIGLWTAPVLVVLTATGMVISYKWASNLVYTLTGSEPPQQAPLTIAPPSPAAKPLAMDALLDAAKPLAPPWERLTLRLPEPPKSKGGTPPAEATPEPVRITVREPDPWPRFFSPQLTLDPYTGALLAREEFADYSVGHQVRRWMRFLHTGEALGVGGQLVAALASLGALFLVWTGLALALRRFARWRKRRADDADTSEASLDTPGDAA, via the coding sequence ATGAAGCTCCCCTTTCGCAAGGCCCTCTTCTGGGTCCATCTGGTCGCCGGCGTCGTCGCGGGCCTCGTCGTCGCGTTGATGTCGTTCACCGGCGTCGCCCTCGCCTTCAAGCCGCAGATCATGGCGTGGGGCGCGGAGCAGACCCTGGTGGCGCCGCCGCCGTCGGCCGGGGCGCGTCGCCTCCCTCTGGAAGATGTGCTCGCCCGGGTCCGCACGGCCGTGCCAGCGCTGCGCCCCACGGCGATCAGCGTGTACGCGCAGCCCGACACGCCCGTGCTGGTGACCGCCGACAAGCACACCTCCTTCCACGTGCATGCGTACACCGGCGAGGTGCTCGGGCAGATCGCGCCAGGCTGGAGCGGGTTCTTCCAGGTGATGGAAGAGTGGCACCGCTGGCTGGGCAGGACGGGTGACCAGCGGGACGCGGGGCGCGCCATCACGGGGGTGAGCAACGCGGCGTTCCTGGTGCTCGCCGTCACGGGTCTCTACCTGTGGTGGCCACGCAAGTGGACGTGGCGCAGCGTGCGCCAGTCGGTGTGGTTCCAGCGGCGCCTGGTCGGCAAGGCGCGCGACTGGAACTGGCACAACACCATCGGTCTGTGGACGGCGCCGGTGCTCGTCGTGCTGACGGCGACGGGCATGGTCATCTCGTACAAGTGGGCCTCGAACCTGGTCTACACGCTCACCGGCAGCGAGCCGCCGCAGCAGGCTCCGCTCACGATCGCCCCGCCTTCCCCTGCGGCGAAGCCTCTCGCCATGGACGCCCTCCTCGATGCGGCGAAGCCCCTCGCTCCCCCCTGGGAACGGCTCACGCTCCGCCTGCCCGAGCCACCGAAATCCAAGGGAGGCACGCCCCCCGCCGAGGCCACCCCGGAGCCGGTGCGGATCACGGTGCGCGAGCCCGACCCGTGGCCTCGCTTCTTCTCGCCGCAGCTCACGCTCGATCCGTACACGGGCGCGCTGCTCGCCCGGGAGGAGTTCGCCGACTACAGCGTCGGTCACCAGGTGCGTCGGTGGATGCGCTTCCTGCACACCGGCGAGGCGCTCGGGGTGGGTGGGCAGCTCGTCGCCGCCCTCGCTTCCCTGGGCGCGCTGTTCCTCGTGTGGACCGGCCTTGCGCTCGCTTTGCGGCGCTTCGCGCGATGGCGCAAGCGGCGTGCAGACGACGCGGACACCAGCGAGGCGTCCCTGGACACGCCAGGAGACGCTGCATGA
- a CDS encoding deoxyribodipyrimidine photo-lyase, with amino-acid sequence MKRVPESRVRPGNDRPVRQGGDHVLYWMIASRRTRYNFGLQRALDWARELDRPLVVLEALRVGYPWASARLHRFALDGMVDNAHAFARAGVLYHPYVEPSADHGKGLLKALSERAAVVVTDDYPAFFLPRMVASAARKLDVLLEQVDSNGLLPVHSAERVFTTARSFRIHLQKQLAPHLHETPVADPLRRAEALPTLRALPKAITARWPAASAALLDGDEAALAALPIDQSVLPVPTRGGSVAAERALTRFLDEQLDLYVADRNEPDAEATSHLSPYLHWGHLSAHEVLAHLARREHWTADALGKEKSGAREGYWGMSANAEAFLEQLVTWREIGFNMCAMRRDHDQYSSLPGWALDTLKKHAKDPRPKLYTREQLTAAETYDPVWNASQRELLREGRIHNYLRMLWGKKILEWSKTPEEALSVMLELNDRFALDGRDPNSISGIFWVLGRYDRAWGPERPIYGTTRYMTSESAQRKLRMKQYLARYAR; translated from the coding sequence GTGAAGCGTGTTCCCGAGAGCCGCGTCCGCCCAGGCAATGACCGTCCCGTCCGGCAAGGAGGCGACCACGTCCTGTACTGGATGATCGCCAGCCGCAGGACCCGGTACAACTTCGGCCTCCAGCGCGCCCTCGACTGGGCCCGGGAGCTCGATCGACCCCTGGTGGTCCTGGAGGCGCTGCGGGTGGGATACCCCTGGGCCAGCGCTCGCCTGCACCGGTTCGCGCTCGATGGCATGGTCGACAATGCGCACGCATTCGCCAGGGCAGGCGTGCTCTACCACCCCTACGTCGAGCCTTCGGCCGACCACGGCAAGGGCCTGCTGAAGGCGCTCTCGGAGCGGGCCGCGGTCGTCGTCACCGACGATTATCCAGCCTTCTTCCTCCCGCGCATGGTGGCGTCCGCAGCGCGGAAGCTCGACGTGCTGCTGGAGCAGGTCGACAGCAATGGCTTGCTGCCCGTGCACAGCGCCGAGCGCGTCTTCACCACCGCCCGCTCCTTCCGGATTCACCTCCAGAAGCAGCTCGCGCCGCACCTGCATGAAACGCCCGTCGCCGACCCCCTCCGCCGTGCCGAGGCCCTCCCGACGCTGCGCGCCCTCCCGAAGGCGATCACCGCCCGCTGGCCGGCCGCGTCCGCCGCCCTCCTCGACGGCGACGAGGCCGCGCTCGCCGCCCTCCCCATCGACCAGAGCGTCCTCCCCGTACCCACCCGAGGCGGCTCCGTCGCTGCCGAGCGCGCCCTCACCCGCTTCCTCGACGAGCAGCTCGATCTGTACGTCGCCGACCGCAACGAGCCCGACGCCGAGGCCACCAGCCACCTTTCCCCCTACCTGCACTGGGGTCACCTCTCCGCCCATGAGGTCCTCGCCCACCTGGCCCGCCGCGAGCACTGGACGGCCGACGCCCTCGGCAAGGAGAAGAGCGGCGCCCGCGAAGGCTACTGGGGCATGAGCGCGAACGCCGAGGCCTTCCTGGAGCAGCTCGTCACCTGGCGCGAGATCGGCTTCAACATGTGCGCGATGCGCCGCGACCACGACCAGTACTCGTCGCTCCCCGGCTGGGCCCTCGACACGCTGAAGAAGCACGCCAAGGACCCGCGCCCCAAGCTCTACACCCGCGAGCAGCTCACCGCCGCCGAGACCTACGACCCCGTGTGGAACGCCTCCCAGCGCGAGCTGCTCCGCGAGGGCCGCATCCACAACTACCTGCGCATGCTCTGGGGCAAGAAGATCCTCGAATGGTCGAAGACCCCCGAAGAGGCGCTCTCGGTCATGCTCGAACTCAACGACCGCTTCGCGCTCGACGGCCGGGACCCGAACTCCATCTCCGGGATCTTCTGGGTCCTCGGCCGCTACGACCGCGCCTGGGGCCCCGAGCGCCCCATCTACGGCACCACCCGCTACATGACCTCCGAGAGCGCCCAGCGAAAGCTCCGGATGAAGCAGTACCTCGCCCGGTACGCCCGCTGA
- a CDS encoding serine/threonine-protein kinase, with amino-acid sequence MPSSDPKTVPTLASPADAAALSTPPSSHGPGTLIAAKYRLTQVLGVGGMGTVWQARNEALDVDVAIKLIRRDTATEVSSERLIREARAAARVDHPSIVRVFDFGETEIGEPFIVMELISGESLRSLFTRKERLPALGAVQTLLPVVSALGAAHAKGIVHRDLKPENVLLARDERGTLIPKVVDFGIAKLRQNAPDFRVTQEGVAIGSPAYMAPEQARGHEDTDERADVWSLSVVLYEAITGRLPFDGKTYNALLAAILEDPPHPASDLAEVDEALWHILERGLAKDREQRWQSAQTFGEALARWAVQQGADADVTGLSLAITWLDQTPRRPFTDPPPAAPEAELLTLPLPAQAPRLDDPTLALGPGASTPPPSEQLLPVDSQTRALLDRLDEPPASGADLPARRGRLAWLLLPLAGVIAALVLRTQGAPAPPSPTASLPTPQPASAPAHTASAPTTLASLVNAPDPRPEEAAPAAPAAPEPLPSAAPSAAPSIAAAPSIAAAPTPEDISACTTRHLASDAFRADAPPDLSWLCTEVDPRRGAAALKQQVVRGGGRSVTNAMKEHALLHWYEMATFAALRARCCVPPTAARATPTDTLTPDGPVAHPRLVRLSLPPPTGLCKPLDSALDTLGGSAAGRGDLDTALSIYRSAVQCALTSGAAADYAWREAPSGGAEPTFRRILARGDTTSTAP; translated from the coding sequence ATGCCTTCGAGTGACCCCAAGACGGTACCCACCCTGGCCTCCCCGGCCGACGCCGCAGCGCTCTCCACCCCTCCTTCCAGCCATGGTCCCGGCACGCTCATCGCCGCCAAGTACCGGCTGACCCAGGTCCTCGGGGTGGGCGGGATGGGCACCGTGTGGCAGGCCAGGAACGAAGCGCTCGACGTCGACGTCGCCATCAAGCTCATCCGTCGCGACACGGCGACCGAGGTCTCCTCCGAGCGCTTGATCCGCGAGGCGCGCGCCGCAGCGCGGGTGGATCACCCGTCCATCGTCCGCGTCTTCGATTTCGGCGAGACCGAGATCGGTGAGCCGTTCATCGTGATGGAGCTGATCTCGGGCGAGTCGCTCCGCAGCTTGTTCACCCGCAAGGAGCGGCTGCCGGCGCTCGGCGCGGTGCAGACGCTGCTGCCCGTCGTGAGCGCGCTCGGCGCGGCGCACGCGAAGGGGATCGTCCACCGCGATCTCAAGCCCGAGAACGTGCTGCTCGCCAGGGACGAGCGGGGCACCCTCATCCCCAAGGTGGTCGACTTCGGCATCGCGAAGCTGCGCCAAAACGCCCCCGATTTCCGCGTCACCCAGGAGGGCGTGGCCATCGGCAGCCCCGCGTACATGGCCCCCGAACAAGCGCGTGGCCACGAAGACACCGACGAGCGCGCCGACGTCTGGTCGCTCTCGGTCGTGCTCTACGAGGCCATCACCGGCCGCCTCCCCTTCGACGGGAAGACCTACAACGCGCTGCTCGCGGCCATCCTCGAAGACCCGCCGCACCCCGCCAGCGACCTCGCCGAGGTCGACGAGGCGCTCTGGCACATCCTCGAACGCGGCCTCGCCAAGGACCGCGAACAGCGCTGGCAGAGCGCCCAGACGTTCGGCGAGGCGCTCGCCCGGTGGGCCGTCCAGCAAGGCGCGGACGCCGACGTCACCGGCCTCTCCCTCGCGATCACCTGGCTCGACCAGACCCCGCGCCGCCCGTTCACCGACCCGCCCCCTGCCGCGCCCGAGGCCGAACTGCTCACGCTGCCCTTGCCAGCGCAGGCCCCGCGCCTCGACGATCCCACGCTCGCCCTGGGCCCTGGCGCTTCCACGCCGCCGCCCTCCGAGCAGCTCCTCCCGGTCGACAGCCAGACCCGCGCCTTGCTCGATCGCCTCGACGAGCCCCCGGCCAGCGGCGCGGACCTCCCCGCGCGGCGCGGGCGCCTGGCCTGGCTGCTGCTCCCGCTCGCCGGCGTCATCGCCGCGCTCGTCCTGCGCACCCAGGGCGCCCCTGCGCCGCCTTCGCCCACGGCGAGCCTCCCGACCCCCCAGCCCGCGAGCGCGCCGGCCCACACCGCGTCGGCTCCCACCACCCTCGCCAGCCTGGTGAACGCCCCCGACCCGCGCCCGGAAGAGGCGGCCCCTGCGGCCCCTGCGGCCCCGGAACCGCTCCCCTCGGCCGCGCCCTCGGCCGCGCCTTCCATCGCCGCCGCGCCTTCCATCGCCGCCGCGCCGACGCCCGAGGACATCAGCGCGTGCACCACGCGCCACCTCGCCTCCGACGCCTTCCGCGCCGACGCTCCGCCCGATCTGAGCTGGCTCTGCACCGAGGTCGATCCACGCCGGGGCGCCGCCGCCTTGAAGCAACAGGTCGTGCGCGGTGGCGGCCGGAGCGTCACCAACGCCATGAAGGAGCACGCGCTGCTCCACTGGTACGAAATGGCCACCTTCGCAGCCCTCCGCGCCCGGTGCTGCGTACCTCCGACGGCGGCACGCGCCACGCCCACCGACACGCTCACGCCCGATGGCCCCGTGGCTCACCCCCGCCTCGTGCGCCTCTCGCTGCCGCCGCCCACGGGCCTCTGCAAGCCGCTCGACAGCGCCCTCGACACCCTCGGCGGTTCCGCGGCAGGGCGAGGCGACCTCGACACCGCGCTGTCCATCTACCGCTCTGCCGTCCAGTGCGCGCTCACCAGCGGCGCGGCCGCCGACTACGCCTGGCGCGAGGCCCCCTCCGGCGGCGCGGAGCCCACGTTCCGGCGCATCCTCGCACGCGGTGACACCACGTCCACCGCGCCCTGA
- a CDS encoding ferritin-like domain-containing protein encodes MSQIERSGRGIDATVTELEVPSAASLNRVGMAVVALLDRLTERLAFERSMTRLYEGLIAKLDKQGSFPDGPAREDLLAIQNEEVRHVGLLHAAIQTLGGDPRAMSAGARLARMTSSGVLQVIVNSRTTLAQGLSAMLMVERADSDGWRLLIELTRALGRHELADSFYLASAEEERHVEIVRRWVSHHALQELYAGLECQKAA; translated from the coding sequence ATGAGCCAGATCGAACGAAGCGGCAGAGGGATCGACGCGACGGTCACCGAGCTGGAGGTGCCGTCGGCGGCCTCCCTGAACCGGGTGGGGATGGCGGTGGTGGCACTTCTCGACAGGCTGACCGAGCGGCTGGCCTTCGAGCGCTCGATGACCCGCCTGTACGAGGGGTTGATCGCCAAGCTCGACAAGCAAGGCAGCTTCCCGGACGGCCCCGCGCGCGAGGACCTGCTCGCCATCCAGAACGAGGAGGTGCGGCACGTGGGGCTCCTGCACGCCGCCATCCAGACGCTGGGAGGCGATCCGCGCGCGATGAGCGCAGGGGCGCGCCTGGCGAGGATGACGAGCAGCGGCGTGCTCCAGGTGATCGTGAACTCGCGGACGACGCTGGCGCAGGGGCTCTCGGCGATGCTGATGGTGGAGCGCGCAGACAGCGATGGGTGGAGGCTGCTCATCGAGCTGACGCGGGCGCTCGGACGGCACGAGCTGGCAGACTCGTTCTACCTGGCGAGCGCCGAGGAAGAGCGGCACGTGGAGATCGTGCGGCGCTGGGTGTCGCACCACGCGCTGCAGGAGCTCTACGCGGGGCTGGAGTGCCAGAAGGCGGCGTGA